The Vibrio penaeicida DNA window ATCGAACTCCTTCGCCGACAATGTTTTGTTAGCTCTAGTCGCTTGAGGTCTTAACACCGTTTCAAAATAAGCCGTTTCTTTCGTGGGTGCAATGTACAAAGCCGGCACAGCTTTTCCATTTGAGCGAAACGGAGAGAATCGGCCCTCAACGGTAGCGCCATTCTTAAAAGTCGCCCTAGTATCCGAGATGAAATCCACGTTAAGAAATGGGTTTGGATCAATTGCGGTATAATTGCGGTTACCTCTATCGTCAAACGACTTTCTTAATGCACGATAGAAATGACGCCCTGGCTCAATTGTTAATAAGGGCGGAGTATTATTCATTGTCTTGCCCTTCAGCAACAAAGTCCAAACTAGCTAACGTACTCTCAGACTTGAACAGACCTGCCAAGTAAAGTAGGTCACCTTCTAATTTTGGTTGACTTAATGCTTGAGCTGGCGTGCACTCCAAATCCTCATCAAAGGTTGTCAGCCATTTATATACGCCCCAATCATTTAGACCATCGAGCATGCGGCAAAGCTTTTCTACAGGTGGGTACACACCCAAATTAATCGGGTCGAACTGGAAAACCGGTATTTGGATATTACGAGAATTGCCAAAGTAAAAGCCAATTATCTTGTGCTCTTTTTTAAGCTTTCCAACCAACCTTGATGGGTTAGCTGCACCTAATTCACCAAACATTGTTGCAGCTTGCTTTGCTTGAATGAGAGGGTAATCTTTTGCTCTTGCCTCAATCTCGTTCAAGTCTTTCGCAATAAGATACTGTGTCTCATCAATATTAGAATGAGGCTTAATCGCTTCTTTAAAATCATCAAAGCTACTCTCAGCGTCTTTTTGAAGCAGGTTTAACATACGATCAAGTGAGCCGTGGTCTATGTACTGCTGCATTACACGCATAGCACCACTCATCATTTCGACATCGTTTCTACCCAGTCGTAATCTTTGATGGATTGCTTCAGAACCACCAATATAGGTGCGACCTTCCACTTTACTCATGGTTTTGCCGTCTATGATTACTGTTTTACCTTGTTCCACAAGCTTACGAGCTTCGGATTTGGATTTAGCGAGCACAGTGCCTTGAGTGTTTTCACTCTCAGATGCTTCTTCATCGAATGCCATTAGCTGACACTGAAGAATGTACTGCTCTGCTTCTTTTGAAATATGCATGATCACTTCCTACTTGCTGTATTAATGTAAATTCTAGCACACATATAACATAAATACAGACCTTGATTGTTTATCCACCAATTTCCATCTTTTAATGTAGAAAGGCAGGGTTGATAAACAGGTCGCCAGAATGATTACTGAACCGCTTAAAGGAGCCTTTTACATATTCAACAATTTTTTCGATTGCTAACCAGTTCCGTCCAGTTGATTCGCATGCTTGAGCGACAGCACCACTTCCATAATATGGGTCGATGACTAACCCCCCTACAGGACATAAAAACTGAACTAAGGTTTCACACAACTTATACGGCAGTACGGCAGGGTGACGGGGAAGCCCCATTTCGTCACAATATTTGTGTACCTTACGATTTTCAGCGCACGTATTCGCAAAATAGAAAGCGTTAGTCATTATCTTGCCTTTACTCAGATCTGTTCTGGAATAATCGCCAATCCGTTTATTGTGTTTTCCACTCGCGCTCTTCGCTGCGCGTTTCGTACCGCCCATTTGAACAAACTTTTTATGACTTTCTGTATGGCTGAGTCTGACTCGGCGATTATCACTCATAAGATGGTCAGCATCGTTGGTAAAGTGCAAAATCGTTTCGTATGAGTTTTTCAGCATCACAGGTCTTTTACTTGTCCAAGCAATTGGCCCTGGTGCTTTATTACTTATCCAGCTGTACTTATCCACCAGCTCTAATCCTACATCCGTCATCGCCAACGTAAGGCGCTCTACATGCGTAGTTCGAGCTGGACGATTGGGTTTAAAGCTATCAATCCCAATAACCAATGCAATACTGGCGCCTCTTGCTAATTTCGGCAGCAGTAAGCTGATTGTCTCCATGATAAAATCGACCCATCGCTGTTCATCGGTTGGACCACCGTAATCTAGCGAGCTCTGTAGACAATAGGGCGGTGATGTCAGACAAAGTTGAATTTCCCCGTCCAAATACTCGTTGTTTAGTACTGTTTTATTATCAGCACAAATAAGAAGCCCAAGCTCCGTTGATAAAGCGATAACCGCTTTGCTTTTTTCAACTGTGTGTAGCTCTGATTTGGCCTCTTCATCGAGTTTCCACACTCCCTTTCCGCAGTTTACGAGAAGTTTTTTATGCTTTAGCGATTGTTGAATCCATCTGATTTTACGTTTGAAAACATTACACTTTTGACTGCCAACCATCTCGTTGAATTTTGCAATGTCGACACCAAGACTTTTTTCAACGTACTGATACAGTTCGTTTTGCTTTAATTGGCCACCGCTATCTAGATAGGCTTGTTGAACAGTTTCGAACAATTCAAGCTGCTGTAATTTCTGCATGTTGGGGTTTTACCTTTACAATAAATGAACTTTAAAGGTACAAGTGACTACACATCCGACAATTGCTTGAGTATTAACCCAACCAACTCCTTAACTTTGACTCTGAAGTGCTTATGAACGGTAATCCCGCAATACCCACTAGCCTCAATAATCACTCCTGTCTTTGAACAACAAACCACGGTAAAGCCTTTTGAGAGCGGGTTGCCTTTCTCGGTAAACGTAAAGGCAAAGCACTCACCATTGATTAATGCATTTACCACCCGATCATTAACCAAATCATGACGCTGTACGTTTGAGACTTTCATCAATTCATTGAGATTCGTGAGGATATGGAGCTCCCAGCCGAAACTTTTGAATGTGTTCTGTTTGACATTAGCTATTTGTCTTTTAGAGATTTGAGGGTTGAACAATGTACTCGAGTTAAACTCCACACTAGGAAACTTTTCTAATAGATAGGGATGTAAGGTGTAAATCAATTTGGAGGTGTGTGACATAACCAGCTCACAAATCTCATTCACAATTTTCTCTTTAAGTATGTGATGTTCAATATCGGTAATCTCACATATTAGCTTTAAACAATCTCTGCATACTCGCGCGCGGAGGGCAGTTTGAGGTAAAAGCATTTCAATAATTGCCTTCAATACTGGGCCTAAAAGAACGGCTAGGTTCGCAAATTTCTCGCTTCCTATCGATAGCGCGAGAGGTAGGGCTTTGACATTTGCTAGCTCTTCAAACCAGACCTCATGATTTTTTGGAAATGCCTGCCTGATAGCTTGGATCTCATTAATACCCAAATATCGATCTTCCAAATCAGTGTTCATACCGGCTTTTAAAAACTGAATCTCGCTGGTGGATGGATTATCAATGATGGCATTGGCAAAATCTGAAGAGTTGTTCAGCAGCATTAAGTCGGCTAATGAATGTTCACTTTCGTGTAATTGAAGTAAGGACGAGTAGCTTTGCATCAATTCAGGTAAGTCGGTTAGGTCGGTTCTGTTTGATACGATTCTTAACGCAGTCTTTAATTGAGTAGGTGGAATAACTAGGGCGCTTTTAGCGCATTCCTCAATTAAGGTTATACACTCAAATATACTCAATTCGGGGCTGTTAAAGAGTAGCAACCATAACCGCATTTGTTCTTGAGCATTGGGTAATGGGTGCTCAAAAAGGGTTAGCGCAAGTTTCACATTAAGTGCTCTAGACTGAGTCAATCCAAATCGGATATCTCGCTTCATTTTTATCTCAAAGTCATTGTACTTTGATGAAGCATCTATCCTTGTGAGCGCCTCTATCCTGAAGCAGAGGTTATCACTTAAATTGAGGTGGTTATGCAAAGCCAAGGCATCCTGCAATGTCATTGAATCTTGACAACATTTCTCTAGCAGGCGTTCACTCGTATTGGCATGCTTTAGCAAATAGTAACGGCATTTGTTTAGGCCAATTTTATCTGCAACGACTTCTAACGACTCACTCGGTACGCTTTGGTTTTTAAGCAGTTGATTTAAGCTCATCGGATGGGTTAATGAGTTGGCCAACATACCCAAAACGGAAGGGTTCGTTCTTTCATCTTTGATCAGCTTATTAAGAAAAGTCGATTCGAGTCTGTCCTTTATTTCGGTGGAATTGTTGATGAGTACCAGTTCATTTACATAACTCAGTACACATGTGGGAACATCGTCACCTCGCGTGACCGCGAGTAACCAATCATTGCTACTAGCGGCAATCGATCTCAATACCTTTTCATAAGGTACTTCCTGAATCATTTCTTCAATTAATTTTTCTGTTTGATCTGGGTAATCATGGATTGAACGTTTGATCATGGTAGGTCCTCTTTTACTCCCTACTAGCGAAAAGCTTTTCGCTTGTATTGGTGCACCTAAGTAATAAGGAAACCAATATGAAATCGCTTAAACCCCTAATCACCATCGCTTGCATAGGTCTGGTGCCGATGATTTGTAGTGCTGCTGAGTATTCAGACCCAAAACCATTAGTTTCAAATGGGGCCGATACCCCTGCATCTGAATACAACGACTACTTGATACACTTCATCGCAAACGACACGAAATATTGTACTGGTCAATTTATTAGCCCTAAATTCATTCTCACAAACGCGCATTGTGTGGATATTCCTGATCCGTTTGGCGAGCCTAAACTTAGCATGGACATTACCGTTTTCGGCGGCATGAATAAATTCGACTATTCTCGTGTCGTTGCTCAAGGCACTGTGCCTGTCCACCGTCTAGTCCACCGCAATATGAATGTAATTGATGAGTATCTGGACTATTTTAACCCTATTGTTAATGCCTTCATTAGCCGATGGACTAACGAGCTCTATGGCGAACAATTCAATGGAAAGATGATTTTCGAAGGTCTTGCACCATCCCTATATGAAGGGGCTTCTGATTTAGCTCTCATTGAAATGAACACAGAAGTGCCGCTTACTTCTATTGCGTTACCACAACGCTCCTTAAAGCTAGAAGAGGGTATGAGTTTCGATGATTTCAAGCAGAGCAGCATGTTTGCCAATAAGTCTTGGATCATGCGTGGGTTTGGGTCATCGGGGTATGATGATGTTCCAGACCCTACTGTTCTACAGCAATTCAAACCAAATTTTGTGATTGATCCACATTTAGTAGAATGCACTTTTTATACTGAAGGTGACATCGGTTCGCGAATGTGCGACGGGGATATTCCCATGGTGAACGAAGGCTTTGGTGTTCGAATCACACCAAGAATAGAAGCCCTTTCATTGAACAATAAGGCTCCTGAAGTAGCTGCTCAACCAGGGGATTCAGGCAGTGGTGTTTATGAGTCTGGTACAGACAACTTATACTCTATAGCGACTCATCTATATGAGTCGATATCAGAAGATGGCCGCCTTCTTTGGGCAAATGGAATGGTGACCCTAGATCATGTCCTTTTTGAAATTGCGCGAGTCATCGATGACATTGTTGCTCCTACCGACGTCTACCTAGATTCGACGTCAGACACCTCAGTGACTTTTGCCATTCAAAACCACACGCTTGAACGAGTGACATTCGATGAAATGGTTGGGAACCTTGACCTGCTGACTGACTGCGGTTCTGCAGTTGAAGCAACAGAGTCTTGTCTGATTACAATCGACTTTTCCGATGAGATTGCTCATTCGCCTGGAGGGTTTACGCACACCATCAATTTCTCAAACACCTCATCAACCAAAATTCATGTCGGGCCACCAGCCGATGCAAAGTATTCTAGTGAAATATCAGGCGGTAGTACTGGGCCAATCGCGCTTTTAATGACTTTGCTTCTTGGCTTGCGTCGTAAGTCTTTATGGGGTCGTTAAAATGAAGCAGCTATCGAAAATGGAAGTCGTAATATACTGGTTACTGTTGGTGGCCTACGTATTACTGTTAAATGGGGTGGTAATTTTGGCTGAAACTCGTGCTGGTCAAATGCTCGAAGGAGCGTTGACTATCTTGATATTTCTGTCAGCGTTCTTTTCTGTCTGCCAAATTATTGGTGAGCATTCTTCTAGCTATCACTTCTTTAGACCGCGACAGGTTCCGGTCTCCATTGATCTAGTGCTCTTGCTAATTACGGGCTTTGTCGGTTGGCAATTGGACAATTTAATTGTGGTGTTTTCTTGCTTGATATCGGTTTTAACATTGAAAAAAATCGAAACGATCAGACAAACACTCCATCCAAACAATGACGACTCTGTATAACCAATTACCGCATAATTAAGGGGGTTATACCCCCTTTTTCAATTTGGCAATGATTCCCACACCCCGTTTTCCTCAAAAAGTATTTTCGCTTATATCAGTACCTACCACATACACAGGTATTAATATGAACTCTCTAGATCTACTAATGAGCGAGTTGGAAACCACATCCGAACGATCACTGAAATTGGGGTATTTCCACCCTGCATCAACCGAGTACATTGTAAAGTCTGCGGATCTTTCTTCAAATCCTAAGCTGTATCTCAAGTACATCGCGGCGATTGAGCAAGTGATCAAGATGCCTACTATTGGAATGCAAATGCTCATCAAAGCATACGTGAACTCTTCATCACCTCGAAACATTTCCATCCGTAACTACAACTCTGATATCAATGACTGCCCAATTTTGGATCGCTGCCCTGTATTCCACCTGAATTACGCATTGAAAGAGTTGCCAGGGCAAATGACTGCACCAAAAGAGCTTGTGGTTCTTACTCAGCACTTGGCATCGGAAAGGGGCCGTAAACTCTACTTTGAACGACTCAGGTTTCAAAACATTGATGAACGCAAGCCATTAACGGTCGAAGATCTTCGTTCATGGGTATTATTAAACCTCACCAATTATTCCGTGTACGAGTTTGCGCATGGCCAAAACGAACTCATGTTGTGTGTGGGGTAATCAGTGATGTACCTTTTACCCACTTGTCGGCGCTTAATTGGCACTCACAATGGAAGTAAGGCATTTGCCCAATTCCAATATGTTGTATTGACCGCAGCGAAGGAGATCATGTTGTGAGAGACAAACAAATCGCAATGAGTGAGAGTGAACTTGCTGAAATTGGTGGACGTTTTTTTGAATACTTAGGTTACAACCTTTACCCCGAAGTTGTTATTCCCAATTTTAATGGCCGTCCCGATTATATCGGCGTAAAAGGAAGCTTGGTGGCAGCATTCGAGTACAAAAAGTCATTGGGCTTCAATGTACTTGAGCAGCTCACTCGATGGCATAGTGAGTATGTACAGGCGCTAAACAGTGAGTATATGGATGAGTCGAAAAAAGGAATTCCACATTTGCTTATTGCAGTCACTCAAAAGCCGAATAGCCATAGTTCTCGTAGCCGACTTAAACAAGAAATCATCGATCAATATCGGTTAGGACATTTCGAGATATCTAAGCTCGCCAGTGCGTATTGCCATCGTAGAGACAGAGAAAACATACCTGATGGTCAAGTGTACTCATACTACGAATCGTCTTATAAACTTCACCAAGGCGGTTTCGAGTATGAGCTTCGCGAAATCACCGCGCCGCGGATCCAAACGGGCTCGAGAAGAACAGCACACAGAATTGCATTGCACCTCAATCCAGACATGAAAATTGGACAAGCTGGTACCAGTGGTGCTCAAGGTGGGTATATGACGCCTTTTCGCCGCACTATGTTAAAGGTTAAGAATGTTCTTGAACGGGGAGGAGACTGGCTTATGACGGATATTCTAGAAGTGGTGAACAATGAGCTTGGTGGACACCACTACTGCAGCGACACATCAGCACGAAGCGGTATTTCAAAGTTGATTGAAGAACTGGAAATTGGGACAAAAGTAAACGAGTATCCACCCAAATATCGCCTATTTAGTAGAACTTTAACTCCAAGGAAAGATACATGACTGTATTAACCATTGGCAACGTAGTTATAAGAAATGTTCAACATTATTGGGAAGTGGCAACATAGCACTTTGATTTGTTACTGCGAGCTCCATTGCTTAATTGATGAACCAAAAATAGCTCGCAGTACCGTAACCTAGCGGTACCATGCTCAGCACTGATGAATCCCCTAATGATTTTGGTAAAAATCATTAAGTTAAGGTGGATACACATCTTGTCATATGATCAAATGGTTTCGCGAAAAATCAATAATCAGACAACAAGATGTGCGAACTCGATATTTTACACGACTCTCTTTACCAATTCTGCCCCGAATTACACTTAAAACGACTCAACAGCTTAACGTTGGCTTGCCACGCATTACTTGACTGTAAAACTCTCACTCTTACCGAACTTGGCCGTAACCTGCCAACCAAAGCGAGAACAAAACATAACATCAAACGAATCGACCGATTGTTAGGTAATCGTCACCTCCACAAAGAGAGACTCGCTGTATACCGTTGGCATGCTAGCTTTATCTGTTCGGGCAATACGATGCCCATTGTACTTGTTGACTGGTCTGATATTCGTGAGCAAAAACGGCTTATGGTATTGCGAGCTTCAGTCGCACTACACGGTCGTTCTGTTACTCTTTATGAGAAAGCGTTCCCGCTTTCAGAGCAATGTTCAAAGAAAGCTCATGACCAATTTCTAGCCGACCTTGCGAGCATTCTACCGAGTAACACCACACCGCTCATTGTCAGTGATGCTGGCTTTAAAGTGCCATGGTATAAATCCGTTGAGAAGCTGGGTTGGTACTGGTTAAGTCGAGTAAGAGGAAAAGTACAATATGCAGACCTAGGAGCGGAAAACTGGAAACCTATCAGCAACTTACATGATATGTCATCTAGTCACTCAAAGACTTTAGGCTATAAGAGGCTGACTAAAAGCAATCCAATCTCATGCCAAATTCTATTGTATAAATCTCGCTCTAAAGGCCGAAAAAATCAGCGCTCGACACGGACTCATTGTCACCACCCGTCACCTAAAATCTACTCAGCGTCGGCAAAGGAGCCATGGATTCTAGCAACTAACTTACCTGTTGAAATTCGAACACCCAAACAACTTGTTAATATCTATTCGAAGCGAATGCAGATTGAAGAAACCTTCCGAGACTTGAAAAGTCCTGCCTACGGACTAGGCCTACGCCATAGCCGAACGAGCAGCTCAGAGCGTTTTGATATCATGCTGCTAATCGCCCTGATGCTTCAACTAACATGTTGGCTTGCGGGCGTTCATGCTCAGAAACAAGGTTGGGACAAGCACTTCCAGGCTAACACAGTCAGAAATCGAAACGTACTCTCAACAGTTCGCTTAGGCATGGAAGTTTTGCGGCATTCTGGCTACACAATAACAAGGGAAGACTTACTCGTGGCTGCAACCCTACTAGCTCAAAATTTATTCACACATGGTTACGCTTTGGGGAAATTATGAGGGGATCTCTCAGTGCATTGCCTCCAATTCCCATAATTTATTACGCCGATAATAACTTGGTGTAACCTTAAAAATGTACTTAAATCGACGTGTAAAAGATTGTTGGGAATCAAATTGATATTTTAATGCGATCTCAAGGATAGTTTTTTTCGTCAACCTCAACTCAACAGCCGCTTTCGTCAAACGACGAGCACGAATATAGCTAGCCAGTGTGACCCCTGTTACTTTTTTGAACAGCCGCTGAAAATACCACTTGGTATAACCCGCTTTATTCGCCACATCATCAAGCAGTAAAGACTGATCTAAATTATGTTCAATCCATAATAGAACATCTTTGATAACCGTTGTATGAAACTGCTTATCATCATATCTTAATTGGATGTTATTAGCTTTATTTTGATAGCGAGAATGCTGTTCAATATACATAAAATAACCTAAATGTTCTTAAGATTGTCACGACCACATCATCATGATACCATAAACATACTGACGGTATGTTATTTTAAATCTATCATGGAAAATAAAAATCATCAACAAGAAAATTTTAAGAGTACCTATCAATCACTGGTTAACTCAGCACGAATATTGTTTGTTGAAAAAGGCTATCAAGCTGTTTCAATAGATGAGATCTCGGGAAAAGCGTTGGTGACCAAAGGTGCCTTTTATCATCACTTTAAAAATAAAAAACAATTACTCAGTGCCTGTTATAAGCAGCAATTAATTATGATTGATGCCTACATCACAACAAAAACTGATTTAACAAATGGTTGGTCTGCCTTAGAAAGTATATTTGAACATTATCTTGATTATATTATTGATAATAATAAAAACCTTATCCCTATCCAAGAAGTGATGCCTATCATTGGTTGGAATGAACTTGAAAAAATTAGCCTTGAATACATTACTGGTAAGGTAAACGCCATTGTCAGCAAATTGATCCAAGAGAACCAACTTAAAGCTTATGATGATGATGTGCTTAAAAACTTACTCAATGGCTGGTTTATGCATATCGCAATACATGCGAAAAACCTAAAAGAGC harbors:
- a CDS encoding site-specific DNA-methyltransferase, whose product is MQKLQQLELFETVQQAYLDSGGQLKQNELYQYVEKSLGVDIAKFNEMVGSQKCNVFKRKIRWIQQSLKHKKLLVNCGKGVWKLDEEAKSELHTVEKSKAVIALSTELGLLICADNKTVLNNEYLDGEIQLCLTSPPYCLQSSLDYGGPTDEQRWVDFIMETISLLLPKLARGASIALVIGIDSFKPNRPARTTHVERLTLAMTDVGLELVDKYSWISNKAPGPIAWTSKRPVMLKNSYETILHFTNDADHLMSDNRRVRLSHTESHKKFVQMGGTKRAAKSASGKHNKRIGDYSRTDLSKGKIMTNAFYFANTCAENRKVHKYCDEMGLPRHPAVLPYKLCETLVQFLCPVGGLVIDPYYGSGAVAQACESTGRNWLAIEKIVEYVKGSFKRFSNHSGDLFINPAFLH
- a CDS encoding trypsin-like serine protease — protein: MKSLKPLITIACIGLVPMICSAAEYSDPKPLVSNGADTPASEYNDYLIHFIANDTKYCTGQFISPKFILTNAHCVDIPDPFGEPKLSMDITVFGGMNKFDYSRVVAQGTVPVHRLVHRNMNVIDEYLDYFNPIVNAFISRWTNELYGEQFNGKMIFEGLAPSLYEGASDLALIEMNTEVPLTSIALPQRSLKLEEGMSFDDFKQSSMFANKSWIMRGFGSSGYDDVPDPTVLQQFKPNFVIDPHLVECTFYTEGDIGSRMCDGDIPMVNEGFGVRITPRIEALSLNNKAPEVAAQPGDSGSGVYESGTDNLYSIATHLYESISEDGRLLWANGMVTLDHVLFEIARVIDDIVAPTDVYLDSTSDTSVTFAIQNHTLERVTFDEMVGNLDLLTDCGSAVEATESCLITIDFSDEIAHSPGGFTHTINFSNTSSTKIHVGPPADAKYSSEISGGSTGPIALLMTLLLGLRRKSLWGR
- a CDS encoding IS4-like element ISVsa5 family transposase, with product MCELDILHDSLYQFCPELHLKRLNSLTLACHALLDCKTLTLTELGRNLPTKARTKHNIKRIDRLLGNRHLHKERLAVYRWHASFICSGNTMPIVLVDWSDIREQKRLMVLRASVALHGRSVTLYEKAFPLSEQCSKKAHDQFLADLASILPSNTTPLIVSDAGFKVPWYKSVEKLGWYWLSRVRGKVQYADLGAENWKPISNLHDMSSSHSKTLGYKRLTKSNPISCQILLYKSRSKGRKNQRSTRTHCHHPSPKIYSASAKEPWILATNLPVEIRTPKQLVNIYSKRMQIEETFRDLKSPAYGLGLRHSRTSSSERFDIMLLIALMLQLTCWLAGVHAQKQGWDKHFQANTVRNRNVLSTVRLGMEVLRHSGYTITREDLLVAATLLAQNLFTHGYALGKL
- the tetC gene encoding tetracyline resistance-associated transcriptional repressor TetC; this translates as MENKNHQQENFKSTYQSLVNSARILFVEKGYQAVSIDEISGKALVTKGAFYHHFKNKKQLLSACYKQQLIMIDAYITTKTDLTNGWSALESIFEHYLDYIIDNNKNLIPIQEVMPIIGWNELEKISLEYITGKVNAIVSKLIQENQLKAYDDDVLKNLLNGWFMHIAIHAKNLKELADKKGQFIAIYRGFLLSLKDK